In Onychostoma macrolepis isolate SWU-2019 chromosome 14, ASM1243209v1, whole genome shotgun sequence, a single window of DNA contains:
- the LOC131553615 gene encoding uncharacterized protein C4orf45 has translation MKRVQQDTTASQADRETQSSSGQRILFTGPDGIGDFRPRLDYFPRSIGIGPLSPDATSDLNYLFRSAPDATPPLPKHCYVGEVGWGLQYSTALNRPTVNNNQYEFDRFQSAVQDEVTRSPWQNQSQFQDKQLTCGKLAWNHSEYDTYSEDDNKQFPLNQ, from the exons ATGAAGAGAGTACAACAGGACACTACAGCTTCTCAAGCAGACAGGGAAACTCAGAGCTCGTCTGGACAGCGAATACTATTCACAG GTCCAGACGGCATTGGAGATTTCCGTCCCAGGTTGGACTATTTCCCGCGCAGCATTGGAATCGGCCCGTTATCTCCAGATGCCACGAGTGATCTCAACTACCTCTTCCGGTCTGCACCAGACGCGACCCCGCCGTTACCGAAACACTGCTATGTTGGAGAAGTGGGCTGGGGTCTGCAGTACTCCACTGCACTCAACAGGCCAACTGTCAACAACAATCAATATGAG TTTGACAGATTTCAATCAGCCGTGCAGGACGAAGTGACTCGCAGCCCATG GCAGAATCAGTCCCAGTTTCAGGACAAACAACTGACCTGCGGGAAGCTTGCTTGGAACCACAGTGAATATGATACCTACAGCGAGGACGACAACAAACAGTTCCCGCTTAACCAG taa